A genomic segment from Pseudomonas sp. S09G 359 encodes:
- a CDS encoding MerR family transcriptional regulator, whose translation MNIGELAKQSGLAASRIRFYEAEGLINQVGRQANGYRRYPAEALQTLQLIQSAQQAGFTLQELKALMPAPGEHKREALIEALERKVVQIEGMQAQLAHSKAQLLGVIEAVRAQPEGVPCSMEQKQVLASIKIGRQ comes from the coding sequence ATGAACATTGGTGAGCTGGCAAAACAGAGTGGGCTGGCGGCGTCGCGTATTCGTTTTTATGAGGCTGAAGGGCTGATCAACCAAGTTGGGCGTCAGGCCAATGGCTATCGGCGTTACCCGGCGGAAGCCTTGCAAACCTTGCAATTGATTCAGAGCGCGCAGCAGGCCGGGTTTACTTTGCAGGAACTCAAGGCATTGATGCCCGCGCCGGGTGAGCACAAGCGCGAAGCGTTGATCGAGGCGCTGGAGCGTAAGGTGGTGCAGATCGAAGGGATGCAGGCGCAACTGGCCCACAGCAAGGCGCAATTGCTCGGCGTGATCGAGGCGGTGCGGGCGCAACCGGAAGGGGTACCGTGCTCCATGGAGCAGAAGCAGGTGCTGGCGTCGATCAAGATTGGTCGACAGTAA
- a CDS encoding DUF934 domain-containing protein, which translates to MQRIIKNNEVLDETWHLLPKDASFDGISNCDDLIVPLNLWREHGHALKARDGGLGVWLDADEEAEEIGEDVEHFQVIALNFPAFTDGRNYSNARLLRDRYGYKGELRAIGDVLRDQLFYLRRCGFDAFALRADKDPYEALESLKDFSVTYQAATDEPLPLFRRR; encoded by the coding sequence ATGCAGCGAATCATTAAGAACAACGAAGTCCTCGACGAAACCTGGCACCTGCTGCCCAAGGACGCGAGCTTCGACGGCATCTCCAACTGCGACGACCTGATCGTGCCGCTGAACCTGTGGCGCGAACATGGCCACGCCCTCAAGGCCCGCGACGGCGGCCTGGGCGTGTGGCTGGACGCCGATGAGGAAGCCGAGGAAATCGGCGAAGACGTGGAGCACTTCCAGGTTATCGCGCTGAACTTCCCGGCCTTCACCGACGGCCGCAACTACTCCAACGCGCGCCTGCTGCGTGACCGTTACGGTTACAAAGGCGAGCTGCGCGCGATTGGTGATGTGTTGCGCGACCAGTTGTTCTACCTGCGCCGCTGCGGGTTCGATGCCTTCGCCCTGCGCGCCGACAAAGACCCGTACGAAGCGCTGGAAAGCCTCAAGGACTTCTCGGTGACGTACCAGGCTGCAACGGATGAACCGCTGCCACTGTTCCGCCGCCGCTAA
- a CDS encoding nitrite/sulfite reductase, with protein MYVYDEYDQRIIEDRVKQFRDQTRRYLAGELSEEEFRPLRLQNGLYVQRFAPMLRVAVPYGQLTSRQMRMMAKIARDFDKGYAHISTRQNVQFNWPALEDVPDILAELATVQMHAIQTSGNCLRNVTTDQFAGVAADELIDPRPWCEIVRQWTTFHPEFAYLPRKFKIAINGSTSDRAAIEVHDIGLEPVYNAAGELGFRVLVGGGLGRTPVVGAFINEFLPWQDLLSYLDAILRVYNRYGRRDNKYKARIKILVKALTPEVFAQKVDAEMEHLRGGQTTLTEAEVHRVAKHFVDPEYKALANQDAELAALDKEHPGFARWRGRNTLAHKKPGYVAVTLSLKPTGVAPGDITDKQLDAVADLADRYSYGQLRTSHEQNIILADVEQSQLFTLWGELREGGFATPNIGLLTDIICCPGGDFCSLANAKSIPIAESIQRRFDDLDYLFDIGELDLNISGCMNACGHHHVGHIGILGVDKKGEEFYQVSLGGSASRDASLGKILGPSFAQEAMPEVIGKLIDVYIEQRTEDERFIDTYQRIGIDLFKERVYAANH; from the coding sequence ATGTACGTATACGACGAATACGATCAGCGCATCATCGAGGACCGCGTCAAGCAGTTCCGTGATCAGACCCGACGCTACCTAGCAGGTGAACTGAGCGAAGAAGAGTTCCGCCCTCTGCGCCTGCAAAATGGCCTTTATGTTCAGCGCTTTGCGCCGATGCTGCGGGTGGCCGTGCCCTATGGCCAACTGACTTCGCGCCAGATGCGCATGATGGCCAAGATTGCCCGCGACTTCGACAAAGGCTATGCCCACATCAGTACCCGCCAGAACGTGCAGTTCAACTGGCCGGCCCTGGAAGATGTGCCGGACATCCTGGCTGAACTGGCGACCGTGCAGATGCACGCCATTCAGACCAGCGGTAACTGCCTGCGCAACGTGACCACCGACCAATTCGCCGGTGTTGCCGCCGACGAGTTGATCGACCCACGCCCCTGGTGTGAAATCGTGCGTCAGTGGACCACCTTCCACCCCGAATTCGCCTACCTGCCGCGCAAGTTCAAGATCGCCATCAATGGCTCGACCTCGGACCGCGCCGCCATCGAAGTGCACGATATCGGCCTGGAGCCGGTGTACAACGCGGCCGGCGAGCTGGGCTTCCGCGTCCTGGTGGGTGGCGGCCTGGGCCGTACCCCAGTGGTTGGCGCGTTCATCAACGAGTTCCTGCCGTGGCAGGACCTGTTGAGCTACCTCGACGCCATCCTGCGGGTCTACAACCGCTATGGCCGTCGTGACAACAAGTACAAGGCCCGGATCAAGATCCTGGTCAAGGCGCTGACCCCTGAGGTATTCGCGCAGAAAGTCGACGCCGAGATGGAACACCTGCGCGGCGGCCAGACCACCCTGACCGAAGCCGAAGTACACCGCGTGGCCAAGCACTTCGTCGACCCTGAGTACAAGGCCCTGGCCAACCAGGACGCCGAGCTCGCAGCGCTGGATAAAGAGCACCCGGGCTTTGCCCGCTGGCGTGGCCGCAACACCCTGGCGCACAAGAAGCCGGGTTATGTCGCCGTGACCCTGTCGCTGAAACCCACCGGTGTGGCACCGGGCGATATCACCGACAAGCAGCTGGACGCCGTCGCCGACCTGGCCGACCGCTACAGCTATGGCCAATTGCGCACTTCCCACGAGCAGAACATCATCCTCGCGGACGTTGAGCAGAGCCAACTGTTCACCCTGTGGGGCGAGCTGCGCGAAGGCGGTTTCGCCACGCCGAACATCGGCCTGTTGACCGACATCATCTGCTGCCCGGGCGGCGATTTCTGCTCCCTGGCCAACGCCAAGTCGATCCCGATTGCCGAATCGATCCAGCGCCGTTTCGACGACCTGGACTACCTGTTCGACATCGGCGAGCTGGACCTGAACATCTCCGGTTGCATGAACGCCTGTGGTCACCACCACGTCGGCCACATCGGCATCCTGGGCGTGGACAAGAAAGGCGAAGAATTCTACCAAGTGTCCCTGGGTGGCAGCGCCAGCCGCGATGCGAGCCTGGGCAAGATCCTCGGCCCGTCCTTCGCCCAGGAAGCCATGCCCGAGGTGATCGGCAAGCTGATCGACGTGTACATCGAACAGCGCACCGAAGATGAGCGTTTCATCGACACCTACCAGCGCATCGGCATTGACCTGTTCAAGGAGCGCGTCTATGCAGCGAATCATTAA
- a CDS encoding DUF2970 domain-containing protein, producing MDDQKPPTFWQMLHSVMAAAFGVQSGKNRARDFTHGKPSHFVILGILFTAVFALTLFGIVLLVLHLAGV from the coding sequence ATGGACGATCAAAAGCCGCCGACCTTCTGGCAGATGCTCCACAGCGTGATGGCCGCCGCGTTTGGCGTACAGAGTGGCAAGAATCGCGCCCGCGACTTCACCCATGGCAAGCCCAGCCACTTTGTGATCCTGGGCATTTTGTTTACCGCCGTGTTCGCGCTGACGCTGTTTGGCATCGTCCTGCTGGTGTTGCACCTAGCCGGCGTGTGA
- the metH gene encoding methionine synthase: MSDRSARLQALQQALKERILILDGGMGTMIQSYKLEEEDYRGKRFADWPSDVKGNNDLLVITRPDVIGGIEKAYLDAGADILETNTFNATRISMADYGMEELAYELNVEGARLARKIADAKTAENPAKPRFVAGVLGPTSRTCSLSPDVNNPGYRNVTFDELVENYTEATKGLIEGGADLILIETIFDTLNAKAAIFAVQGVFEELNLELPIMISGTITDASGRTLSGQTTEAFWNSVAHAKPISVGLNCALGASELRPYLEELSNKANTHVSAHPNAGLPNEFGEYDELPSETAKVIEEFAQSGFLNIVGGCCGTTPGHIEAIAKAVAGYAPRVIPDIPKACRLSGLEPFTIDRSSLFVNVGERTNITGSARFARLIREDNYTEALEVALQQVEAGAQVIDINMDEGMLDSKKAMVTFLNLIAGEPDISRVPIMIDSSKWDVIEAGLKCIQGKGIVNSISMKEGVEQFIHHAKLCKRYGAAVVVMAFDEAGQADTEARKKEICKRSYDILVNEVGFPPEDIIFDPNIFAVATGIEEHNNYAVDFINACAYIRDELPYALTSGGVSNVSFSFRGNNPVREAIHSVFLLYAIRNGLTMGIVNAGQLEIYDQIPAELRDAVEDVVLNRTPEGTDALLAIADKYKGDGSVKEAETEEWRGWDVNKRLEHALVKGITTHIVEDTEESRQSFARPIEVIEGPLMSGMNIVGDLFGAGKMFLPQVVKSARVMKQAVAHLIPFIELEKGDKPEAKGKILMATVKGDVHDIGKNIVGVVLGCNGYDIVDLGVMVPAEKILQVAKEQKCDIIGLSGLITPSLDEMVHVAREMQRQDFHLPLMIGGATTSKAHTAVKIEPKYSNDAVIYVTDASRAVGVATQLLSKELKAGFVEKTRLEYIDVRERTANRSARTERLSYPAAIAKKPQFDWSTYTPVKPTFTGSKVLDNIDLKVLAEYIDWTPFFISWDLAGKFPRILEDEVVGEAATALYADAQEMLAKLIDEKLISARAVFGFWPTNQVLDDDLEVYGDDGQPIAKLHHLRQQIIKTDGKPNFSLADFVAPKDSGVTDYIGGFITTAGIGAEEVAKAYQDAGDDYNSIMVKALADRLAEACAEWLHQQVRKEHWGYAKDEQLDNEALIKEQYSGIRPAPGYPACPDHTEKAQLFQLLDPEAREMHAGRSGVFLTEHYAMFPAAAVSGWYFAHPQAQYFAVGKVDKDQVNSYTARKGQDLAVTERWLAPNLGYDN; this comes from the coding sequence ATGTCCGATCGTAGCGCTCGTCTGCAAGCCCTCCAACAAGCCCTCAAGGAACGCATCCTGATCCTCGACGGCGGTATGGGCACGATGATCCAGAGCTACAAACTGGAAGAGGAAGACTACCGTGGCAAACGCTTCGCCGACTGGCCAAGCGACGTCAAGGGCAACAACGACCTCTTGGTCATCACCCGCCCGGACGTGATCGGCGGCATCGAGAAGGCCTACCTGGATGCCGGCGCCGACATTCTCGAAACCAACACCTTCAACGCCACCCGCATCTCCATGGCCGACTATGGCATGGAAGAACTGGCCTACGAGCTGAACGTAGAAGGCGCACGCCTGGCGCGCAAGATTGCCGACGCCAAGACCGCCGAGAACCCGGCCAAGCCGCGTTTCGTTGCCGGTGTACTCGGCCCGACCAGCCGCACCTGCTCGCTGTCGCCAGACGTGAACAACCCCGGCTACCGCAACGTCACCTTCGATGAGCTGGTGGAAAACTACACCGAGGCCACCAAAGGCCTGATCGAGGGCGGCGCCGACCTGATCCTGATCGAAACCATCTTCGACACCCTCAACGCCAAGGCGGCGATCTTTGCCGTGCAGGGCGTGTTCGAAGAGCTGAACCTCGAACTGCCGATCATGATTTCCGGCACCATCACCGACGCCTCCGGCCGCACCCTGTCGGGCCAGACCACCGAAGCGTTCTGGAACTCCGTGGCCCACGCCAAGCCGATTTCCGTAGGCCTCAACTGCGCCCTGGGCGCCAGCGAACTGCGCCCTTACCTGGAAGAGTTGTCCAACAAGGCCAACACCCACGTCTCGGCGCACCCCAATGCCGGCCTGCCCAACGAGTTCGGCGAGTACGACGAACTGCCGTCGGAAACCGCCAAAGTCATCGAAGAATTCGCCCAGAGCGGCTTCCTCAACATCGTCGGCGGCTGCTGCGGCACCACGCCGGGGCATATCGAAGCCATCGCCAAGGCCGTGGCCGGTTACGCACCGCGGGTGATCCCGGACATTCCCAAGGCTTGCCGCCTGTCGGGCCTGGAGCCGTTCACCATCGATCGCAGCTCGTTGTTCGTCAACGTCGGCGAGCGCACCAACATCACCGGTTCCGCACGCTTTGCCCGGCTGATCCGCGAAGACAACTACACCGAGGCCCTGGAAGTCGCCCTGCAGCAGGTGGAAGCCGGCGCCCAGGTGATCGACATCAACATGGACGAGGGCATGCTCGATTCGAAGAAGGCCATGGTCACCTTCCTCAATCTGATTGCCGGCGAGCCGGACATCTCCCGCGTGCCGATCATGATCGACTCCTCCAAGTGGGACGTGATCGAAGCCGGCCTCAAATGCATCCAGGGCAAGGGCATCGTCAACTCCATCAGCATGAAGGAAGGCGTAGAACAGTTCATTCACCACGCCAAACTGTGCAAGCGCTACGGCGCCGCCGTGGTGGTGATGGCCTTCGACGAAGCCGGCCAGGCCGACACCGAAGCGCGCAAGAAAGAAATCTGCAAACGCTCCTACGACATCCTGGTGAATGAAGTTGGCTTCCCGCCGGAAGACATCATCTTCGACCCGAACATTTTCGCGGTGGCCACCGGCATTGAAGAGCACAACAACTATGCCGTCGACTTTATCAACGCCTGTGCCTATATCCGCGATGAACTGCCGTATGCGCTGACCTCCGGCGGCGTGTCCAACGTGTCGTTCTCGTTCCGTGGCAACAACCCGGTGCGCGAGGCGATCCACTCGGTGTTCCTGCTGTATGCGATCCGCAACGGCCTGACCATGGGTATCGTTAACGCCGGCCAGCTGGAGATCTACGACCAGATCCCGGCCGAGCTGCGTGATGCGGTGGAAGACGTGGTGCTCAACCGCACCCCGGAAGGCACCGACGCCCTCCTCGCCATCGCCGACAAGTACAAGGGCGATGGCAGCGTCAAGGAAGCCGAAACCGAAGAGTGGCGTGGCTGGGACGTCAACAAGCGCCTGGAACACGCACTGGTCAAGGGCATTACCACACATATCGTTGAAGACACCGAAGAGTCCCGGCAGTCGTTCGCGCGCCCGATCGAAGTGATCGAAGGCCCGTTGATGTCCGGCATGAACATCGTCGGCGACCTGTTCGGCGCCGGCAAGATGTTCCTGCCCCAAGTGGTGAAGTCCGCGCGGGTAATGAAGCAGGCCGTGGCCCACTTGATTCCGTTTATCGAGCTGGAAAAAGGCGACAAACCGGAGGCCAAGGGCAAGATCCTGATGGCCACGGTGAAAGGCGACGTGCACGACATCGGCAAGAACATCGTCGGCGTGGTACTGGGGTGCAACGGCTATGACATCGTTGACCTGGGCGTAATGGTACCTGCGGAGAAAATCCTGCAGGTGGCCAAGGAACAGAAGTGCGACATCATTGGCTTGTCTGGCCTGATCACACCGTCCCTGGATGAGATGGTGCACGTGGCCCGCGAGATGCAGCGCCAGGACTTCCACCTGCCGCTGATGATCGGTGGCGCCACCACCTCCAAGGCGCACACGGCGGTGAAGATCGAGCCCAAGTACAGCAACGACGCGGTGATCTACGTGACCGACGCCTCGCGTGCGGTGGGTGTAGCCACGCAGTTGCTGTCGAAGGAATTGAAGGCCGGTTTCGTCGAGAAAACCCGCCTGGAATACATCGACGTGCGTGAACGTACCGCCAACCGCAGTGCGCGCACCGAGCGCCTGAGCTACCCGGCGGCCATCGCCAAGAAGCCGCAGTTCGACTGGAGCACTTACACGCCGGTCAAACCGACGTTTACCGGCTCCAAGGTGCTGGACAATATCGACCTCAAGGTGCTGGCCGAGTACATCGACTGGACGCCGTTCTTTATCTCCTGGGACCTGGCCGGCAAGTTCCCGCGCATCCTTGAAGATGAAGTGGTCGGTGAAGCCGCCACCGCGCTGTACGCCGATGCCCAGGAAATGCTCGCCAAGCTGATCGACGAAAAACTCATCAGCGCCCGCGCCGTGTTCGGCTTCTGGCCGACCAACCAGGTGCTGGACGATGACCTGGAAGTGTACGGCGACGACGGCCAGCCGATTGCCAAGCTGCACCACCTGCGCCAGCAGATCATCAAGACCGACGGCAAGCCGAACTTCTCCCTGGCCGACTTCGTTGCACCTAAAGACAGCGGCGTGACCGATTACATCGGTGGTTTCATCACCACCGCCGGCATCGGCGCCGAAGAAGTCGCCAAGGCCTATCAGGATGCGGGCGACGACTACAACTCGATCATGGTCAAGGCCCTGGCCGACCGCCTGGCCGAAGCCTGCGCCGAGTGGCTGCACCAGCAGGTGCGTAAAGAGCACTGGGGCTACGCCAAGGACGAACAGTTGGACAACGAGGCGCTGATCAAAGAGCAGTACAGCGGCATCCGCCCTGCCCCGGGCTACCCGGCCTGCCCGGATCACACCGAAAAAGCCCAGCTGTTCCAACTGCTCGACCCCGAGGCGCGCGAAATGCACGCCGGCCGCAGCGGCGTGTTCCTCACTGAGCACTATGCGATGTTCCCGGCGGCGGCGGTCAGCGGCTGGTACTTCGCCCACCCGCAGGCGCAGTACTTTGCCGTAGGCAAGGTCGACAAGGACCAGGTCAACAGCTACACCGCGCGCAAAGGCCAGGATCTGGCCGTGACCGAGCGCTGGCTGGCGCCGAACCTGGGCTACGACAACTAA